A part of Cystobacter fuscus DSM 2262 genomic DNA contains:
- a CDS encoding S9 family peptidase: MRCLLVSVGMLITTLAGSPAPAVQPDPRLELSERYLRLPELIRDSLSPPRWLRDGERLVFWSAVGKDSGTWVLVNARTGAMKPLLSGAELRTQLSRWVGRAIQPPPQMDFVIAPDQRGILFLFEGQPFQLGLSNGRVTALAPGDRAALALSPDNVFSPEGRAVAVQHEGGFLVQGEDGRTCVERGGEENHGWWIPDRAWSPDGRFLMVRRDDLRGVHKIPIVDYTSALERVTLVPYVKTGTPLARSEFHIVEPSSGRVTRIAPPEGETYGWFAGWRPDGGEALLLHLSRDGKRLELSAVDPVSGESRRVLREERPESFVGGLDFALEGWARQVTPLPDNTGFLWMSERDGWRHVYLYDYEGKLVRQVTRGTFPVHQVAAVAPRGDAVFLLASADRAAPYEHLLYRGSLKGGALKRLSSGSGMHSLSFSSSGGYYVDAWSSRTQPRLREVASTDGGTRFRLTIADASALAELGYTPPEALTVLAADGVTPLHGVLYKPRDFDPTSRYPVLTYIYAGPFTTLVPWNFVGNAMSLQANALAQGGFIVMLLDPRGTPGRSKAFQDVTHGRVGQTEIPDHVAGLKQTASTRPWMDLTRVGIVGHSWGGYFALRGMLTAPEVFKAGYAGAPGALEEEAIINEPYLGLPSENPAGYQAGSNLALAGNLQGPLKMMHGTSDVNASLSTTLRMADALIRADKHFELLLMPGQPHTPEPPAARYYFDDIQTFFARTLGAGPQQARREEHEAGDDSREIRSTR; encoded by the coding sequence ATGCGATGTCTCCTCGTCTCCGTCGGCATGCTGATCACGACCCTCGCCGGCTCGCCCGCTCCCGCCGTTCAGCCAGACCCGCGATTGGAACTCTCCGAGCGCTACCTCCGGCTCCCGGAACTCATTCGTGACAGCTTGAGCCCGCCGCGATGGCTGCGTGATGGAGAGCGGTTGGTCTTCTGGTCAGCGGTGGGGAAGGACAGCGGAACCTGGGTGCTCGTCAACGCCCGGACGGGGGCGATGAAGCCGCTGCTGTCCGGCGCCGAGTTGCGGACCCAGCTCTCACGGTGGGTGGGCAGGGCCATTCAACCTCCGCCGCAGATGGACTTCGTCATCGCGCCGGATCAACGGGGCATCCTCTTCCTTTTCGAAGGACAGCCCTTCCAGCTGGGTCTATCCAATGGCCGAGTCACGGCGCTCGCCCCGGGCGACCGGGCCGCCCTGGCGCTGTCCCCAGACAACGTCTTCTCTCCCGAAGGGCGAGCCGTCGCGGTGCAACACGAGGGGGGCTTCCTGGTGCAGGGGGAAGATGGACGCACGTGCGTCGAGCGCGGCGGTGAGGAAAACCACGGCTGGTGGATTCCCGACCGGGCCTGGTCTCCCGATGGCCGCTTCCTGATGGTCAGGCGTGACGATCTGCGCGGCGTCCACAAGATTCCCATCGTGGACTATACGAGTGCGCTCGAGCGCGTGACCCTGGTTCCCTACGTCAAGACGGGGACGCCGCTGGCACGGTCGGAATTCCATATCGTCGAGCCTTCGAGTGGCCGCGTGACACGCATCGCGCCGCCCGAGGGAGAAACCTATGGTTGGTTCGCCGGCTGGCGTCCCGATGGTGGCGAGGCGCTGCTGCTCCATCTCTCCCGTGATGGCAAGCGGCTGGAACTCTCGGCGGTGGATCCGGTCTCCGGCGAGAGCCGGAGGGTGCTGCGCGAGGAGCGGCCCGAGAGCTTCGTGGGGGGGCTGGACTTCGCCCTGGAAGGCTGGGCGCGGCAGGTCACGCCACTGCCGGACAACACCGGCTTCCTCTGGATGTCCGAGCGCGACGGATGGCGGCATGTCTATTTGTATGACTATGAAGGCAAGCTCGTGCGTCAGGTGACCCGGGGCACCTTCCCGGTTCATCAGGTGGCCGCCGTCGCGCCCAGGGGCGATGCGGTCTTCCTGCTGGCCTCCGCCGACCGTGCCGCGCCCTACGAGCACCTGCTCTACCGGGGAAGCCTGAAGGGCGGCGCGCTGAAGCGGCTGTCCTCGGGCTCCGGCATGCACAGCCTCTCCTTCTCCTCGTCGGGCGGATATTACGTCGACGCCTGGTCCTCGCGGACGCAGCCCCGGCTGCGGGAGGTGGCGTCCACGGACGGTGGGACCCGCTTTCGCCTCACGATCGCCGATGCGAGCGCCCTCGCGGAACTGGGCTACACGCCTCCGGAGGCGCTCACCGTCCTGGCCGCCGATGGCGTCACGCCATTGCACGGGGTGCTCTACAAGCCGCGCGACTTCGATCCCACCAGTCGCTATCCGGTCCTCACCTATATCTATGCCGGACCCTTCACCACGCTCGTGCCCTGGAACTTCGTCGGCAACGCCATGTCGCTCCAGGCCAACGCCCTGGCACAGGGGGGCTTCATCGTCATGCTGCTCGATCCCCGGGGCACGCCGGGCCGGAGCAAGGCGTTTCAGGATGTGACTCATGGCCGGGTCGGTCAGACGGAGATTCCCGACCATGTCGCCGGCCTGAAACAGACCGCTTCCACCCGTCCCTGGATGGACCTGACCCGTGTTGGAATCGTCGGCCACTCGTGGGGCGGCTACTTCGCCCTGCGCGGCATGCTGACGGCACCGGAGGTCTTCAAGGCGGGCTACGCGGGAGCGCCGGGCGCGCTGGAGGAGGAGGCGATCATCAACGAGCCCTATCTCGGCCTTCCGAGCGAGAATCCCGCCGGCTATCAGGCGGGCTCCAACCTCGCCCTGGCCGGCAACCTCCAGGGGCCGCTCAAGATGATGCATGGCACCAGCGACGTGAATGCGTCCCTGTCCACGACCCTGCGCATGGCGGACGCGCTGATCCGCGCGGACAAGCACTTCGAGTTGCTCCTGATGCCGGGACAGCCTCACACCCCAGAGCCGCCCGCGGCTCGCTACTACTTCGACGACATCCAGACGTTCTTCGCCCGGACCCTGGGCGCCGGTCCCCAGCAGGCGCGGCGCGAGGAGCATGAGGCCGGCGATGATTCCCGAGAAATCAGGTCCACGAGGTGA
- a CDS encoding methionine ABC transporter ATP-binding protein, which translates to MIELREVSKVYRQEGREVAALQGVSLRVAPGEVFGVLGQSGAGKSTLIRCVNLLERPTSGEVRVEGRDMLALEPHELRQARQGIGMIFQHFNLFSSQTVAGNVAYPLEVAGWPRPRIQERVAELLQLVGLSDRAHAYPAQLSGGQKQRVGIARALAPRPKILLSDEATSALDPETTRSVLGLLRDINRQLGLTILLITHQMDVVKDICDSVAVLERGRLVEQGKVIDLVTRPGSRLHELFYAPFASRDWPVHPGRRLVELTFVGEKASQPVLTTMARRFEVDANLMEGSLDRVAGAPVGRLLFELTGEPEAVKQAMAFLREQGLTLEERAHV; encoded by the coding sequence GTGATTGAGCTGCGAGAGGTGAGCAAGGTGTACAGGCAGGAGGGCCGCGAGGTGGCCGCCCTGCAAGGTGTCTCCCTGCGGGTCGCTCCTGGCGAGGTGTTCGGAGTGCTGGGACAGAGCGGCGCGGGCAAGAGCACCCTCATCCGCTGCGTCAACCTCCTGGAGCGTCCCACGTCGGGCGAGGTGCGGGTGGAGGGCCGGGACATGCTGGCCCTCGAGCCGCATGAGCTCCGCCAGGCCCGACAGGGCATCGGGATGATCTTCCAGCACTTCAACCTCTTCTCCTCGCAGACGGTGGCGGGCAACGTCGCCTATCCGCTGGAGGTGGCCGGCTGGCCGCGCCCCCGCATCCAGGAGCGGGTGGCGGAACTGCTGCAACTGGTGGGGCTGTCGGACCGGGCCCACGCCTACCCTGCCCAGCTTTCCGGCGGCCAGAAGCAACGGGTGGGAATTGCCCGGGCACTCGCTCCACGGCCGAAGATACTGCTCTCCGACGAGGCCACCTCCGCCCTGGATCCGGAGACGACACGCTCGGTGCTCGGGCTGCTGCGCGACATCAACCGCCAGCTCGGACTGACCATCCTGCTCATCACCCACCAGATGGACGTGGTGAAGGACATCTGCGATTCGGTGGCGGTGTTGGAGCGGGGGCGGCTGGTGGAGCAGGGAAAGGTCATCGATCTGGTGACGCGTCCGGGCTCGCGGTTGCATGAGCTGTTCTACGCGCCGTTCGCGTCGCGTGACTGGCCGGTCCATCCCGGACGACGGTTGGTGGAGCTGACCTTCGTGGGCGAGAAGGCCAGCCAGCCCGTCCTCACCACCATGGCGCGCCGCTTCGAAGTGGACGCCAATCTGATGGAGGGCTCGTTGGATCGCGTGGCCGGGGCTCCGGTGGGGCGTTTGCTCTTCGAACTCACGGGCGAGCCGGAGGCGGTCAAACAGGCGATGGCCTTCCTGCGCGAGCAGGGCCTGACGCTGGAGGAGCGGGCCCATGTCTAG
- a CDS encoding methionine ABC transporter permease, producing the protein MSSELLVSLWKATLETLYMTSVAAVLVFLMGLPLGVLLAIADRGGLWERPLLHRVLGTLVNVGRSVPFIILMVAIVPLTRLLVGTTIGTTAAIVPLVVAAIPFMGRVVEQSLREVDAGLVEAAVAMGSTHRQVILRVLIPEALPSLIRGTALMIISLLGYSAMAGAVGGGGLGDLAVKYGYMRFRTDVMLGCLVVLLVLVQFVQWIGDGLAARFDRTTSRPARSLD; encoded by the coding sequence ATGTCTAGCGAGCTGTTGGTTTCGCTGTGGAAGGCCACCCTCGAGACGCTCTACATGACGTCGGTGGCCGCGGTGCTGGTGTTCCTGATGGGGCTGCCCCTGGGCGTGCTGCTGGCGATCGCCGACCGGGGCGGACTGTGGGAACGACCCCTGCTCCACCGGGTGCTGGGGACGCTCGTCAACGTGGGGCGCTCCGTGCCCTTCATCATCCTCATGGTGGCCATCGTCCCGCTGACCCGCCTGCTGGTGGGCACCACGATTGGAACCACCGCCGCCATCGTGCCACTGGTGGTGGCGGCCATCCCCTTCATGGGCCGAGTGGTGGAGCAGAGCCTGCGGGAGGTGGATGCCGGACTGGTGGAGGCCGCCGTCGCCATGGGCTCCACCCACCGCCAGGTCATCCTCCGCGTGCTCATCCCCGAGGCGCTGCCCTCGCTCATCCGGGGCACCGCGCTGATGATCATCAGCCTGCTGGGCTACAGCGCCATGGCGGGCGCCGTGGGTGGAGGAGGCCTGGGCGACCTCGCCGTGAAGTATGGCTACATGCGCTTTCGCACCGACGTCATGTTGGGATGTCTCGTGGTGCTGCTGGTGTTGGTTCAGTTCGTCCAGTGGATCGGGGACGGACTGGCGGCCCGGTTCGATCGCACCACCTCGCGTCCCGCGCGTTCCCTCGATTGA
- a CDS encoding MetQ/NlpA family ABC transporter substrate-binding protein yields the protein MKHLSKVLFTSSLLSVLAVAGCNKKSDAPAEQQQQPGAVRTLKVGVNPVPHGEILRVAAPLAERDGVRIEVIEFTDYVQPNIALADKQLDANYFQHVPYLERFSADRQLSLASVGAVHLEPLGVYSTKHTAIAALPEGAKVTIPADPTNGGRALRLLEQQGLLQLREGVGASGTLKDVVGNPKKLDLREIDAEQQPRTLQDVDAAIINGNYFLEAKKNLQLDAKTLAQESAQGNPYANILVVRKGDEGRPEIKTLLKALQSTEVRRYIESTYGGAVIPAF from the coding sequence ATGAAGCACTTGTCCAAGGTCCTGTTCACCTCATCGCTGCTCTCCGTGCTGGCGGTGGCGGGCTGCAACAAGAAGTCCGACGCGCCCGCCGAGCAGCAGCAGCAGCCCGGTGCCGTCCGCACGTTGAAGGTCGGCGTCAACCCCGTGCCGCATGGTGAAATCCTGCGCGTGGCTGCCCCGCTGGCCGAACGTGACGGCGTTCGCATCGAGGTGATCGAATTCACCGACTACGTCCAGCCGAACATCGCGCTGGCGGACAAACAGCTGGACGCGAACTACTTCCAGCACGTGCCGTATCTCGAGCGGTTCAGCGCCGACCGCCAGCTCTCGCTGGCCAGCGTGGGCGCGGTGCATCTGGAGCCCCTGGGCGTCTATTCGACGAAGCACACGGCCATCGCCGCCCTGCCCGAGGGAGCGAAGGTGACCATCCCGGCCGATCCCACCAACGGGGGCCGGGCCCTCCGCCTGCTGGAGCAGCAGGGATTGCTCCAGCTCCGCGAAGGCGTGGGAGCCAGCGGGACCCTGAAGGACGTGGTGGGCAACCCGAAGAAGCTGGACCTGCGGGAGATTGATGCCGAGCAGCAGCCGCGCACCCTCCAGGACGTGGATGCCGCCATCATCAACGGCAACTACTTCCTCGAGGCCAAGAAGAACCTCCAGCTGGACGCGAAGACGCTGGCCCAGGAGTCCGCTCAGGGCAACCCCTACGCGAACATCCTGGTCGTGCGAAAGGGCGACGAAGGACGGCCCGAGATCAAGACGCTGCTGAAGGCGCTCCAGTCCACCGAGGTGCGCCGCTACATCGAGTCCACCTACGGCGGCGCGGTGATTCCGGCTTTCTGA
- a CDS encoding DUF3060 domain-containing protein, which produces MSKFVRGMVLSGVVASLLLAPAMGAAQGRTSVKVGKDGNVEVKTGNTEVKTGGAGTSVRTGDTEVETQGGEEGESARAEKQSDDARIEISGVGAKETHRCSSKTEVDISGSDNEVTLTGDCKRVSVSGAGNTVKVEAVGAIDVTGANNTVTWKKALGAKKPKVSRDGANNKVTQAP; this is translated from the coding sequence ATGTCGAAGTTCGTTCGCGGAATGGTTCTGTCGGGTGTGGTCGCGAGTCTCCTGCTGGCTCCGGCCATGGGCGCGGCGCAGGGTCGTACGTCCGTGAAGGTGGGCAAGGACGGCAATGTGGAGGTGAAGACGGGCAACACGGAGGTGAAGACCGGTGGCGCCGGGACGAGCGTCCGCACGGGTGACACCGAGGTGGAGACGCAGGGCGGCGAGGAGGGCGAGAGTGCCCGGGCCGAGAAGCAGTCGGACGACGCGCGGATCGAGATCTCGGGCGTGGGCGCCAAGGAGACGCACCGCTGCTCGTCGAAGACCGAGGTGGACATCAGCGGCAGCGACAACGAGGTCACGCTGACGGGGGATTGCAAGCGCGTGAGCGTGAGCGGTGCCGGCAACACGGTGAAGGTGGAGGCCGTCGGCGCCATCGACGTGACGGGCGCCAACAACACCGTCACCTGGAAGAAGGCCCTGGGCGCCAAGAAGCCCAAGGTGAGCCGCGATGGCGCCAACAACAAGGTGACGCAGGCGCCTTGA